CGCTGAAGGAAATCGAATCCCTGTTCGACAGCAAATTCGGTGAGCTCGAATAAATCGATCATCGCGCAAGCCTTGCCTGAACCCGCGCGTGCGCAGGTTCGCCAAGCCGCTGCCGTCGTCCAGGGCAGCAGCGACGCGGGATCGCCGAACGCGGTCATCTGCCTGTACGGGCAGGGCGTGGCACGCGGTTATGCCATCGGCCGGGCCGTGGTCATGGGCGCGGCGGCACTGGAAGTCGCGCACTACCGGATCGCGCCCGAACAGGTACAGGCCGAGTGCGAGCGCCTGACCGCCGCGCTGGAGGCCGCGCAGGCCGACCTGCTGCAGATGGCGGACACGCTGCCCGACGATGCGCCGCGTGAACTCGGCGCCATGCTCAATGTGCACCGTCTGCTGCTGGGCGATCCGCTGCTGGCCGAACAGGCGCTGCTGTTGATCAAGGAACGCCACTACAACGCGGAATGGGCCCTGACCACGCAAGGCCAGTTGCTGGGCGAGCAGTTCGACGCGATGGAAGACGAATACCTGCGCGAACGCGGCGCCGATGTGCGCCAGGTGATCGAGCGGGTACTGCATGTGTTGGCCGGCACGTCGGGCATACGCGATCCCCGCGAGCTGGACGGCGACGATCCGCTGGTCGTGGTCGCGCATGATATCTCGCCCGCCGACATGCTGCGGCTGCGCGGCGGACGCTTCCTGGCCTTCGTCACGGACCTGGGCGGGGCGACGTCCCACACCGCGATCGTGGCGCGCAGCATGGGCGTGCCGGCGGTGGTGGCGCTGGGCAATGTGCGCGAGCTGGTGCGCGACGGCGACATGCTGATCGTGGACGGCGCGACCGGCGCGGTGATCGTGAATCCGTCGCCCATCGTGCTGGACGAGTACCGCGAGCGGCAGCGCGCTTTCGCCAGCGAACGGGCGGAACTGGCCCTGTTGCGCCATGAGCCTTCCATCACCCTGGACGGCATCGGCATCGTGCTGCATGCCAATATCGAATTACCCGAAGAAGCGGAAGCCGCGCTGGCCGCCGGCGCCGACGGCATAGGCCTGTTCCGCAGCGAATTCCTGTTCATGGGTCGCGGGGCCGACCTGCCGGGCGAAGAAGAGCAATACCAGGCATATTCGTCCGTGCTCAAGGTCATGGCGGGGCGGCCCGTCACCATCCGCACGCTGGACATCGGCGCGGACAAGGCCCTGGATGACGAGGCCACCGTCGCCACCAATCCCGCGCTGGGCTTGCGCGCGATCCGCTATTGCCTGGCGCATCCGGAAATGTTCGGGACGCAGCTGCGCGCCATCCTGCGGGCGTCCGCCCATGGGCCGGTGCGGCTGCTGATTCCCATGATCGCGCACATGCACGAGGTCGAGGCCACCCGCATGGCGCTGGACGCGGCGCGCCGCGAGCTGGACGCGCGCGGACAGCCGTATGCCGCCCATATCGAACTGGGCGCGATGGTGGAAGTGCCCGCCATCGCGATCGCCATCGAGCCTTTCGCCCAGGCCCTGGATTTCCTGTCCATCGGCACCAACGACCTGATCCAGTACACCCTGGCGATCGATCGGGGCGACGGCCTGGTCGCGCCTTTGTACGATCCGCTGCATCCTGCCGTGCTGCGGCTGGTGGCGCATACGATCAATGCCGGCGAGCGTGCCGGCAAGCCCGTGGCGGTGTGCGGCGAAATGGCCGGCGATGCCAACATGACCCGCCTGCTGCTGGGCCTGGGCCTGACGGAATTCTCCATGCATTCCCAGCAGCTGCTGGATGTGAAGCGAGAAGTGCGCCGTGCGCATTCGAATGCCTTGCGCGTCAAGCTGGCCGCGGCGCTGAACCGGGCCTTGCCCGTCGATCTGGCGACGCTGAACCAGGTGTGACTTCAGGCGTGAGCCGGGGGCGGGCGCATCACCACCCCATGGCATAGGCCGTGCGCCGGGGATCGGCGCCGGCGGCGCGTGGCCCGTATTCCGTGTCCACGCAGATCGCGCACAGCGCGCCCGCGCTGGCGATGAAGTCCGGCCACTTGGTGACCTGGTGTCCCTTGGCTGCGAGCTCCGCCAGCGTTGCCTCCGGAATGCGGCCTTCCGCGCAGAGGTGGCCGGGCGTGTAGTTGTGCGGATGCTGGCTGGCCGGGAAGTTGAAGGTGGCCACCCGCGGCTGCTCGATGGCCGCCTGCACGTCCATTTTGTAGTCCACGACATTCAGGATGAGCTGGGCCATCGCCTGCGGCTGGACGTCCAGGCCGGGCGTGCCGAAGGTCATCGCCAGCTTGCCGTCCTTGAGCATCAGGGCGGGGCTGGGCGTCAGGCGCGGCCGCTTGCCGGGCTGCAATGACGAAGGATGCCTGGGATCCAGCCAGCTCTGGAAGCCGCGCGGCGACAGCACCACGCCCACGCCTGGCACCACCGGGGTGTAGCGCACGCCATCGCTGGGGGTGGCGGAAAAACCGTTGCCTTCGCCGTCGACCACGCAGCAGTAGCTGGTGTCGGATCCCAAGGGACCCGGTTGCGGCGCGGGCGGCTGGTAGCCCGCGCGCCCAGGCTTGCCTTCGTACGCCCACGGATCGCCGGGCGCGGGCATGTCCTTCCAGGCCGACTCCAACGAAATCCGCTCGACCCACTGCTTCGCGTAATCCTTGTCGAGCAGGCCGTCGATGGGAACGTCGACGAAGTCCGGATCGCCGTAGAACGCGTGCCGGTCCGCGAAACTGGCCTTCAGCGCCTCGATGATCACGTGCAGGCTCCGGGCCGAATTATGGCCATAGGACGCCAGGTCGTAGTTTTCCAGGATGTTCAGCGCCTGGGGCAGCACGGGACCCTGGCACCACGGCCCACAGGCAAAGACCTCGTAGCCGCGGTAGGTCGTCTTGACCGGCGGCTCCACGCGCACGGAGAACTCGGCCAGGTCGTCATAGTCGAGGAACCCGCCCTGTTCCTGCGAGAAGCGCGCCATTTTTTCCGCCAGGTCGCCCTTGTAGAACACGTCGCGGGCGGCCATGATCGCGGCCGCGCGGTCGCATCCCCGCGCCGCGGCCTCGCGTTCGGCGTCCATCAACACCCGCAGCGTGCCGGCCAGCGTCGGTTGGCGCACCATGTCGCCGGTCTGGTAAGGCGTGCCGTCCGCCCGCACGTACTCCCTGGAAGTGGGCCATTGCATGAGATTCGCGTGGATGCCCGTCAGCATGTGGGTGAACAGGCGGCTGGCGGGGAAGCCTTCGGACGCCAGCTGGAGCGCGGGCTCCAGCACCTGGCCCAGGGTCATGGTGCCGTAGCGCGCAAGGGCGGTGAGCCAGGCGTCGCAGGCCGACGGCGTGATCGCGTTCTTCACGCCCAGGGGAATTTCGCCCTTGAGTTCATCGCG
This genomic interval from Bordetella genomosp. 9 contains the following:
- the ptsP gene encoding phosphoenolpyruvate--protein phosphotransferase, which translates into the protein MYGQGVARGYAIGRAVVMGAAALEVAHYRIAPEQVQAECERLTAALEAAQADLLQMADTLPDDAPRELGAMLNVHRLLLGDPLLAEQALLLIKERHYNAEWALTTQGQLLGEQFDAMEDEYLRERGADVRQVIERVLHVLAGTSGIRDPRELDGDDPLVVVAHDISPADMLRLRGGRFLAFVTDLGGATSHTAIVARSMGVPAVVALGNVRELVRDGDMLIVDGATGAVIVNPSPIVLDEYRERQRAFASERAELALLRHEPSITLDGIGIVLHANIELPEEAEAALAAGADGIGLFRSEFLFMGRGADLPGEEEQYQAYSSVLKVMAGRPVTIRTLDIGADKALDDEATVATNPALGLRAIRYCLAHPEMFGTQLRAILRASAHGPVRLLIPMIAHMHEVEATRMALDAARRELDARGQPYAAHIELGAMVEVPAIAIAIEPFAQALDFLSIGTNDLIQYTLAIDRGDGLVAPLYDPLHPAVLRLVAHTINAGERAGKPVAVCGEMAGDANMTRLLLGLGLTEFSMHSQQLLDVKREVRRAHSNALRVKLAAALNRALPVDLATLNQV
- a CDS encoding gamma-glutamyltransferase family protein; amino-acid sequence: MATFVTPTFRPVITSANYAVSAGHYLATQAGMRILHMGGNAVDAGVAAGVCINVTQPDLTNLGGVAPIIIYLAKTREVITISGLGRWPKKASLEYFRDELKGEIPLGVKNAITPSACDAWLTALARYGTMTLGQVLEPALQLASEGFPASRLFTHMLTGIHANLMQWPTSREYVRADGTPYQTGDMVRQPTLAGTLRVLMDAEREAAARGCDRAAAIMAARDVFYKGDLAEKMARFSQEQGGFLDYDDLAEFSVRVEPPVKTTYRGYEVFACGPWCQGPVLPQALNILENYDLASYGHNSARSLHVIIEALKASFADRHAFYGDPDFVDVPIDGLLDKDYAKQWVERISLESAWKDMPAPGDPWAYEGKPGRAGYQPPAPQPGPLGSDTSYCCVVDGEGNGFSATPSDGVRYTPVVPGVGVVLSPRGFQSWLDPRHPSSLQPGKRPRLTPSPALMLKDGKLAMTFGTPGLDVQPQAMAQLILNVVDYKMDVQAAIEQPRVATFNFPASQHPHNYTPGHLCAEGRIPEATLAELAAKGHQVTKWPDFIASAGALCAICVDTEYGPRAAGADPRRTAYAMGW